One region of Alcanivorax sediminis genomic DNA includes:
- a CDS encoding YcgN family cysteine cluster protein — MATKALRERFWELPLEQLTGAEWEALCDGCGGCCLVKLQDEDSGELAFTNLACRYLDANKCQCRVYEQRFRKVPDCIRVTESVARDTDWLPSTCAYRLRARGQSLPSWHPLLSGDRRSVKEAGVSVAGRVVSEQLIPEEDWEEHIIHWVE; from the coding sequence ATGGCGACTAAGGCCCTGCGCGAGCGGTTCTGGGAGTTGCCGCTTGAGCAACTCACCGGTGCCGAGTGGGAAGCTCTCTGTGATGGCTGCGGTGGCTGCTGTCTGGTTAAACTGCAGGATGAGGACAGTGGCGAGCTGGCCTTTACCAATCTGGCTTGCCGCTATCTGGATGCCAACAAATGCCAGTGCCGGGTGTATGAGCAGCGCTTCCGAAAAGTGCCAGACTGCATTCGGGTGACTGAGTCGGTGGCCCGCGATACCGACTGGCTCCCCTCAACCTGTGCTTACCGTCTGCGCGCTCGCGGGCAGTCGTTGCCGAGCTGGCATCCGCTATTAAGCGGCGACCGCCGATCGGTAAAGGAGGCAGGCGTGAGTGTGGCTGGTCGGGTAGTATCCGAACAGCTGATTCCCGAGGAAGACTGGGAAGAACACATTATTCATTGGGTAGAGTGA
- a CDS encoding HIT family protein: MKKCIFCQIQAGELPASVVYEDDRAMVILDLFPIREGHCLVIPKVHAPLVEELSADMSSHLMDLARRTIKAQKRAGLPVKAHNLVINDGKEANQHVPHVHLHVIPRRGGDTLATAFTWATRLLNIFGMGKRRSRLDRLAGLLSEHFPHSS; encoded by the coding sequence ATGAAGAAATGCATTTTCTGCCAGATTCAGGCCGGTGAGCTACCGGCCAGCGTGGTGTATGAAGATGACAGAGCCATGGTGATTCTGGATCTGTTTCCCATAAGGGAAGGGCATTGCCTGGTGATTCCGAAGGTGCATGCGCCGCTGGTGGAAGAGCTAAGTGCCGATATGTCCAGCCACCTGATGGACCTGGCCCGTCGCACCATCAAGGCCCAGAAGCGTGCCGGACTACCGGTGAAGGCTCACAACCTCGTGATCAACGATGGCAAGGAGGCCAACCAGCATGTGCCACATGTGCACCTGCATGTGATCCCGCGCCGCGGTGGTGACACCCTGGCGACGGCTTTTACCTGGGCCACCCGGTTATTGAATATCTTTGGCATGGGCAAGCGCCGCAGTCGGCTGGATCGCCTGGCCGGGCTGTTGTCTGAGCACTTTCCTCACTCGTCCTGA
- a CDS encoding class I SAM-dependent methyltransferase: MPEPLFQRGSTYQQHRPSYPDSLFLWLAQQCPERARALDLGCGTGQACRGLEPWFKQVIGADLSLPQLLAAPTSQTHYLASSASSLPLADDSLNLITVAQAFHWFDQPRFFAEAQRCLRSGGLLALVSYGLCEVDGLRPLIRDYHNGALGPWWPKERATLLANYPDATLPWARVLHPGDFLECQWRVADMLGYLDTWSALVRARKAGEDPLATLRPVLTEAWGPAPRTVRWPLRVKAWRRP, from the coding sequence GTGCCTGAACCGCTGTTTCAGCGCGGCTCTACCTATCAACAACATCGCCCCAGCTACCCCGACTCCCTGTTTCTCTGGCTTGCCCAGCAATGCCCTGAGCGGGCCAGAGCGCTTGATCTGGGGTGCGGGACCGGGCAAGCGTGCAGAGGCCTTGAGCCCTGGTTCAAGCAAGTTATTGGCGCCGACCTCAGCCTGCCACAACTGTTGGCTGCGCCAACCTCGCAGACACACTATCTGGCCAGCTCGGCTTCTTCGCTACCGCTGGCCGACGACAGCCTGAACCTGATCACCGTAGCCCAGGCATTCCACTGGTTTGATCAACCCCGCTTTTTTGCCGAAGCCCAACGCTGTCTTCGTTCGGGCGGGCTACTCGCGCTTGTCAGTTATGGTTTATGCGAAGTAGACGGTCTCAGGCCACTGATTCGGGATTACCACAATGGTGCCCTTGGCCCCTGGTGGCCAAAGGAGAGGGCCACACTGTTAGCCAACTATCCGGATGCCACCCTCCCCTGGGCCCGGGTGCTCCATCCTGGCGACTTTCTGGAATGCCAATGGCGCGTGGCTGACATGCTCGGCTATCTGGATACCTGGTCCGCGCTGGTCAGGGCCCGCAAGGCCGGGGAGGATCCACTCGCAACGCTCAGGCCCGTCCTGACTGAAGCGTGGGGGCCAGCGCCCCGAACCGTTCGCTGGCCCCTGAGGGTCAAAGCCTGGCGAAGGCCATAA
- a CDS encoding PilZ domain-containing protein, whose product MATAMENRRYPRIHREENLSLTLLPARSSSVSLEDRLYLTTHDVSLAGISVELPTPIRPNTDVELWVALLEEHGTYHLYGTVAWCAAPDGHLLAGIALDLERADGRLWAAHFDNGGMFSA is encoded by the coding sequence ATGGCAACGGCAATGGAAAACCGACGCTATCCCCGCATACACCGTGAAGAAAACCTTTCGCTGACGCTGCTGCCTGCGCGCTCCTCGTCAGTCAGCCTTGAAGACCGGCTTTACCTCACGACCCATGATGTGTCCCTGGCCGGTATCAGCGTAGAACTGCCCACTCCCATCCGTCCCAATACGGATGTGGAACTGTGGGTAGCACTACTGGAAGAGCACGGCACCTACCATCTCTATGGCACGGTTGCCTGGTGCGCAGCCCCGGATGGCCACCTCCTGGCCGGCATAGCCCTGGACCTGGAACGCGCCGACGGCAGGCTGTGGGCTGCCCATTTCGACAACGGCGGCATGTTCAGTGCCTGA
- a CDS encoding TRAP transporter large permease subunit, with product MDKPSSMTVANRSVGEWLSSLPTLILLLLTIFLASGEVIHSQLLKIGENTWEGYFKLRTAGLVGEPTCNPDPNLDEELKKALAQKQAQMADDPLAGIFGTDVDEGALRQSLESSRENCRNKWADYKMVQEQVTPGVIAFRNVEGGVAKVVTTLGNYKRLLLCLLVIICAATATLTRHHIALRPARTRKDHMVATLGQLSANVMLLLSAWIYRGEEVSAVADGVQVSHFYLHQFWIGGFLILSLAALYQLIRPPKDLEEGGTWGKAMLTIPLYSFMCLTAGAQFVSQGYYHGISVYLGMMMELSTLFLSLALYIWIGMLLRQTKMAHLVFDVLRPWKMSPELMCFVVLAVAAVPTAYTGASGIFVIAAGATIYNELIRAGARKQLALAATAMSGSMGVVLRPCLLVVIIAALNNSVTTDELFTSGLKIFGLSLVLFFIYSQFARTAPARIAPFSEAVPASLKRLIPLLPYVIIMGTVVVVFRDLLSTELNEIYAPIILPVMLLAILSYEKLSNKCLHVFTLVLVPLLVYSFYNMAGMQEALSTGNIPTGTSAEDLQSLFWSLFWRNVILGGCLVVHYLVKTPDMDPHYQPEPGVGEKLENSLRFATNETTGHIGALLMLMALSVSVGGIIERSGMMEMLPETFPNVWVAMTLLVVTMVIIGMIMDPYGAVILVNATIAQIAFDNGIAPLHFWMITLVAFELGYLSPPVALNHLLTRQVVGDEEVESAKVHGGSFYRRYEKYLLPIAVMLTALLMVSYLPLLSDNLHDYLFQKIAHG from the coding sequence ATGGATAAACCTTCTAGCATGACTGTAGCCAACCGCTCCGTCGGTGAATGGCTATCTTCACTCCCCACGCTAATTCTTCTGCTGCTGACGATTTTTCTGGCATCAGGCGAAGTGATTCACTCCCAACTCCTGAAGATCGGTGAAAATACCTGGGAAGGCTATTTCAAGCTGCGTACCGCTGGTCTTGTCGGGGAACCAACCTGTAACCCGGATCCTAACCTGGACGAGGAGCTGAAAAAGGCCCTCGCCCAGAAGCAAGCGCAAATGGCTGACGATCCTCTGGCAGGCATCTTCGGTACCGATGTCGACGAGGGCGCTCTGCGCCAGTCCCTTGAATCTTCACGGGAGAACTGTCGTAACAAATGGGCTGACTACAAGATGGTTCAGGAGCAAGTCACCCCTGGGGTCATCGCTTTCCGCAACGTCGAAGGTGGCGTTGCAAAGGTGGTCACTACCCTTGGTAACTACAAGCGCCTGTTGCTGTGTCTGCTGGTTATTATCTGTGCGGCCACCGCCACACTGACTCGTCACCACATTGCCCTGCGCCCTGCACGCACCCGCAAGGACCATATGGTCGCCACTCTCGGTCAGCTCAGCGCTAACGTGATGCTGCTGCTTTCCGCCTGGATTTACCGTGGTGAGGAAGTCTCTGCTGTCGCGGATGGTGTACAGGTCAGCCATTTCTACCTGCACCAGTTCTGGATCGGCGGTTTCCTGATCCTGTCACTGGCAGCTCTGTACCAGCTGATTCGCCCGCCCAAGGACCTTGAGGAAGGTGGCACCTGGGGCAAGGCCATGTTGACCATTCCTCTGTACAGCTTCATGTGTCTTACCGCTGGCGCTCAATTCGTGAGCCAGGGTTACTACCACGGTATCAGCGTATACCTGGGCATGATGATGGAACTGTCCACCCTGTTCCTTAGCCTGGCCCTGTACATCTGGATCGGTATGCTGCTGCGTCAAACCAAGATGGCACACCTGGTATTTGACGTCCTGCGTCCATGGAAGATGTCTCCGGAACTGATGTGTTTCGTCGTGCTTGCCGTGGCTGCGGTACCCACCGCCTACACAGGCGCCTCCGGTATCTTCGTTATTGCGGCTGGTGCCACTATCTACAACGAGCTGATCCGCGCAGGCGCCCGCAAGCAGCTGGCCCTGGCGGCTACCGCCATGTCCGGCTCCATGGGTGTGGTACTGCGTCCGTGTCTGCTGGTCGTGATCATTGCTGCACTGAATAACAGCGTGACCACCGATGAACTGTTCACTTCCGGTCTCAAAATCTTCGGTCTGTCACTGGTCCTGTTCTTCATCTACAGCCAGTTTGCGCGCACCGCTCCGGCTCGGATTGCACCGTTCTCTGAAGCCGTTCCCGCCAGCCTCAAGCGCCTGATCCCGCTGCTGCCCTACGTCATCATCATGGGCACCGTGGTAGTGGTGTTCCGTGATCTGCTCAGCACCGAACTGAACGAGATCTATGCACCCATCATCCTTCCGGTGATGCTGCTGGCGATCCTGTCCTACGAGAAGCTGAGCAACAAGTGCCTGCACGTGTTCACATTGGTGCTGGTGCCCCTGCTGGTGTATTCCTTCTACAACATGGCGGGTATGCAGGAGGCCCTGAGCACCGGAAATATCCCCACAGGCACCTCTGCTGAAGACCTGCAAAGCCTGTTCTGGAGCCTGTTCTGGCGTAACGTCATTCTCGGCGGCTGTCTGGTTGTCCACTATCTGGTCAAGACCCCGGATATGGATCCGCACTACCAGCCAGAGCCAGGCGTGGGTGAAAAACTCGAAAATTCGCTGCGTTTCGCCACCAATGAGACCACCGGTCACATCGGTGCCCTGCTGATGCTGATGGCATTGTCCGTTAGCGTAGGTGGCATCATCGAACGCTCAGGCATGATGGAAATGCTCCCGGAGACCTTCCCGAACGTTTGGGTGGCCATGACCCTGCTGGTGGTTACCATGGTGATCATCGGGATGATCATGGACCCCTATGGTGCGGTGATTCTGGTGAATGCCACCATTGCCCAGATCGCGTTCGACAACGGCATTGCGCCCCTGCACTTCTGGATGATCACCCTGGTGGCCTTCGAACTGGGTTATCTGTCACCACCGGTGGCCCTCAACCACTTGTTAACAAGGCAAGTGGTGGGCGACGAGGAAGTGGAATCCGCCAAGGTACATGGCGGCAGCTTCTACCGTCGCTACGAGAAGTATCTGCTGCCTATCGCCGTGATGCTGACCGCACTGCTGATGGTGTCTTACCTGCCGCTGCTGTCGGATAACCTTCACGACTACCTGTTCCAGAAAATCGCACACGGCTAA
- a CDS encoding putative solute-binding protein has translation MRYLKVLGAAATAALALTISPAQAAEKRTLCVFDIIGANGDIYNIMKDYKTAAVGMGVDFELKPYTDEKIASEDLKAGQCDAAVLTGIRGRQFNSYTGSLDSIGAIPSYDAMRTVITVLASGNPSVNQNLVSGPYEVAGVAPMGAAYLFVKDKTIDTVGELSGKSIAVLEYDSAQANMASRVGMSPVMSDITNFSGRFNNGSVDICFAPIAAYSALELYKGMQPSGGIVDYVLGQLTAQVIIRQDKFPEGFAQQSRKYMLGQFDRAMRVIENANSEVDKKWWIRIPEADKLKYDEMMREARIALTNEGVYSKDMMTLLRKVRCKEEPSRAECVNPIE, from the coding sequence ATGCGCTATCTCAAAGTATTGGGTGCAGCGGCAACAGCAGCTCTGGCATTGACTATCAGTCCCGCTCAGGCTGCAGAAAAGCGTACCTTGTGTGTGTTCGATATCATTGGCGCCAACGGCGACATCTACAACATCATGAAGGACTACAAGACCGCGGCCGTTGGTATGGGCGTGGATTTTGAACTCAAGCCCTATACTGATGAGAAGATCGCTTCCGAAGACCTGAAAGCCGGCCAGTGTGACGCGGCCGTACTGACGGGCATCCGCGGCCGCCAGTTCAATTCCTATACTGGCAGCCTGGATTCCATCGGCGCCATTCCGTCCTATGACGCCATGCGCACCGTGATTACTGTATTGGCCAGCGGCAACCCGTCAGTCAATCAGAACCTGGTGTCCGGCCCCTATGAGGTAGCTGGTGTTGCCCCGATGGGTGCCGCTTACCTGTTCGTTAAAGACAAGACCATTGACACCGTGGGTGAGCTGTCCGGCAAATCCATCGCGGTACTGGAGTACGACAGCGCCCAGGCCAACATGGCCTCACGCGTAGGCATGTCCCCGGTAATGTCTGACATCACCAACTTCTCCGGTCGTTTCAACAACGGTTCTGTCGATATCTGCTTCGCCCCGATCGCCGCCTACTCTGCTCTGGAACTTTACAAGGGCATGCAGCCGAGCGGCGGCATCGTGGACTACGTGCTGGGCCAGCTGACTGCCCAGGTCATTATCCGCCAGGACAAGTTCCCTGAAGGTTTTGCCCAGCAGTCTCGCAAGTACATGCTTGGCCAGTTTGATCGCGCCATGCGGGTCATCGAGAACGCCAACTCCGAAGTCGACAAAAAATGGTGGATTCGTATTCCCGAAGCCGACAAGCTGAAGTACGACGAAATGATGCGTGAAGCACGAATTGCTCTGACCAACGAAGGCGTATATAGCAAGGACATGATGACCCTGCTGCGCAAGGTTCGTTGCAAGGAAGAGCCATCCAGAGCGGAATGTGTCAACCCCATTGAGTAA
- a CDS encoding ABC1 kinase family protein, with protein sequence MSNSSGTKDMKAWLEGERSGLSLALNTARGGLRVAETLGVIGRQGLGWLLGNRPPIPALLRTTFESLGTTYIKLGQFIASSPSIFPEEYVEEFQRCLDRTPPLPFHYIRETIEQELGQTLEQLYQSVDPKPLASASIAQVHCAKLKNGQDVVIKVQRPGVRNVLLTDFNFLYLAARITERLAPGLSKSAISGVIEELQAGMLEECDFIKEANNLKAFNVFLKDTGNTSAVAPEPVMSHTTGKVLTMERFFGVPLTDMNVLRKYTDDPAQTLISALNTWFSSLMLCDFFHADVHAGNLMLLEDGRVGFIDFGIVGRIRREAWDGMAKFFDAIGRGDIRQMAEAMAVIGMTREKVDVDALTRDIEKLQGALGQVDPSALIQADRNDKEVNRLLMDLVKIGEGHGIRFPREFALLLKQFLYFDRYVQVLAPEMDMFSDSRLDMFGGVDDLPGGLLH encoded by the coding sequence ATGAGTAATAGCTCTGGCACCAAGGACATGAAAGCGTGGCTGGAAGGTGAACGAAGTGGCCTTTCTCTCGCGCTGAATACGGCTCGTGGAGGTTTGCGAGTTGCTGAGACCCTGGGTGTGATTGGCCGTCAGGGGTTGGGCTGGCTTCTGGGCAATCGCCCGCCAATACCGGCTTTGTTGCGTACCACCTTCGAATCTTTGGGTACTACTTACATCAAGCTCGGTCAGTTTATTGCCAGCTCACCCTCGATTTTCCCCGAGGAGTATGTGGAAGAATTCCAGCGCTGTCTGGACCGCACACCACCACTACCTTTTCATTACATCCGGGAAACGATTGAGCAGGAATTAGGGCAAACTCTGGAACAGCTGTACCAGTCGGTAGACCCCAAGCCATTGGCCAGTGCGTCCATTGCTCAGGTTCATTGCGCCAAGCTCAAAAACGGTCAGGATGTAGTGATTAAGGTTCAGCGTCCTGGCGTGCGTAATGTTTTGCTCACGGACTTTAATTTTCTATACCTTGCTGCCCGAATTACCGAGCGACTGGCCCCTGGGTTGTCAAAGTCGGCCATCTCTGGAGTGATTGAAGAGTTGCAGGCTGGCATGCTGGAAGAGTGCGACTTCATCAAGGAAGCGAATAACCTCAAGGCCTTTAATGTTTTCCTGAAGGATACCGGTAACACCAGTGCGGTAGCGCCGGAGCCGGTCATGTCGCATACCACCGGTAAGGTGCTCACCATGGAGCGCTTCTTTGGTGTGCCTCTGACGGATATGAATGTCCTGCGTAAGTATACCGACGACCCCGCCCAGACACTGATTTCAGCGTTGAATACCTGGTTTTCCAGTCTCATGCTCTGCGACTTTTTCCATGCTGATGTGCATGCGGGCAATTTGATGCTGTTGGAAGATGGAAGGGTCGGGTTTATTGACTTTGGTATTGTCGGTCGTATCCGTCGCGAGGCCTGGGATGGTATGGCCAAGTTTTTTGATGCCATCGGGCGTGGCGATATCCGCCAGATGGCGGAGGCCATGGCAGTGATCGGGATGACTCGCGAAAAAGTGGATGTGGATGCATTGACCCGGGATATCGAGAAGCTGCAAGGCGCTCTCGGTCAGGTGGATCCCTCTGCGTTGATCCAGGCCGACCGAAATGACAAGGAAGTGAACCGTCTGTTGATGGACCTGGTAAAGATCGGCGAAGGCCACGGTATCCGTTTTCCTCGCGAGTTTGCGCTGCTGCTCAAGCAGTTCCTCTACTTTGACCGTTATGTGCAGGTGCTGGCGCCAGAGATGGATATGTTCAGTGACAGCCGGCTGGATATGTTCGGTGGGGTGGACGACCTGCCGGGCGGGTTGCTGCACTGA
- a CDS encoding putative solute-binding protein has protein sequence MQLLTATALLATSLFVNAQDSLDLTPAQQAELERFAPGVKLTPALADKLRAIAYDQSRSLDERIDAMQKAAGFTAADPLKRRICIWDVAGRVGPIYKAAEDQRTRLLQYGVELDIEAYTNESVIAEDLKAGICDAALMTGLRGRLFNRYTGTIDSVGGLPTDEHMRILLQVLANPKSADNMVSGEYVILGIAPAGGAYVFVNDKSINTLANASGKRVAVLDYDPTQAEMVSQIGATPVASDILSAPNKFNNGVVDVLPAPLVAYEVLELYKGLQPDGGIINYPLAQISMQLIGRKDKFPNEVAQLVREEFYNSYHLIKERLDIEAAKVPQHWFIEIPDKDKQEYEVLMQEARLTLRAQGYYDADMLTLQRKIRCKLDPTRGECANPVE, from the coding sequence TTGCAACTTCTTACTGCCACCGCCCTGCTGGCCACCTCACTTTTTGTTAACGCCCAGGACAGCCTGGACCTGACACCCGCGCAGCAAGCTGAACTGGAGCGCTTCGCTCCAGGGGTCAAACTAACGCCAGCTCTGGCAGATAAATTACGTGCCATCGCTTACGACCAGAGTCGCAGCCTCGATGAGCGCATCGACGCCATGCAGAAAGCGGCCGGCTTCACTGCCGCAGATCCCCTCAAGCGCCGAATCTGCATTTGGGATGTGGCTGGCAGAGTCGGCCCCATCTACAAGGCCGCGGAAGACCAGCGTACACGGCTGCTGCAATACGGCGTCGAACTGGATATCGAGGCCTACACGAATGAATCCGTTATTGCCGAAGACCTGAAAGCCGGCATCTGTGATGCGGCATTGATGACTGGCCTGCGTGGCCGACTGTTCAACCGTTACACTGGCACCATTGATTCTGTCGGCGGTCTGCCCACCGACGAACACATGCGCATCCTGCTGCAGGTTCTGGCCAACCCGAAATCCGCGGACAACATGGTCAGTGGCGAGTACGTTATTCTCGGGATCGCCCCCGCCGGCGGCGCTTATGTCTTTGTGAATGACAAAAGCATCAACACCCTCGCCAATGCCTCAGGCAAGCGCGTGGCAGTACTGGACTATGATCCCACCCAGGCAGAAATGGTGTCCCAGATCGGTGCAACACCAGTGGCATCGGATATTCTCTCCGCACCCAACAAATTCAACAATGGTGTCGTGGATGTGTTGCCAGCCCCACTGGTGGCCTATGAAGTGCTGGAACTGTACAAGGGTTTGCAACCGGATGGCGGCATCATCAATTACCCTCTGGCACAGATTTCCATGCAGCTGATCGGCAGAAAGGACAAGTTCCCCAATGAGGTGGCACAGCTGGTTCGCGAAGAGTTCTACAACAGCTATCACCTGATCAAGGAACGCCTGGACATCGAAGCCGCCAAGGTACCCCAGCACTGGTTCATCGAAATTCCGGACAAAGACAAGCAGGAATACGAAGTGCTGATGCAGGAGGCCAGGCTCACACTGCGGGCACAAGGCTACTACGACGCGGACATGCTCACCCTGCAACGCAAGATTCGCTGCAAGCTGGACCCGACTCGTGGGGAATGCGCGAATCCGGTGGAATGA
- a CDS encoding putative solute-binding protein, with protein MASLRPLMIALVLSLLSSAGWSLSLTEDQQKKLQAARQEMGLKEGEPFKRHICLWDISGTSGPVFNGATDLRLDLLRYDIDISLEAFTNEGVMVASLKNGHCDAALMSGFRARQFNRFTGTIDAIGGLSNLDHMKTLLRTLAHPNLDKYMVSNKYQTLAVAPAGAAYLFVDDKRMNSLAQAAGKKVAVLDFDPGQSKLVTHIGAAAVSTNLATAPNLFNNGTVNILPAPLIAYEVLELYKGMEPDGGIVNYPIVQLTAQLIAHTDKFPPAIASLIRDVAADSFTSIQTALQKEADKIPEHWWIEVSSQNQMEYDDMMRAARLKLRETGYYDGTMLSIMKRIRCSEDPQRPECSQESE; from the coding sequence ATGGCTTCGCTTAGACCGTTAATGATCGCTCTTGTTCTGTCGTTGCTGAGTTCCGCAGGCTGGAGTCTCAGCCTGACAGAAGATCAACAGAAAAAACTCCAGGCTGCCCGCCAGGAAATGGGGCTTAAAGAGGGCGAACCCTTCAAGCGCCACATTTGCTTGTGGGATATCTCCGGCACCTCTGGCCCCGTATTCAATGGCGCCACCGACCTGCGCCTGGATTTGCTGCGCTACGATATCGACATATCGCTGGAAGCCTTCACCAATGAAGGCGTGATGGTGGCTTCACTCAAGAATGGCCACTGTGATGCGGCATTAATGAGTGGTTTCCGCGCCCGGCAGTTCAACCGCTTCACCGGCACCATCGATGCCATTGGCGGCCTGTCAAACCTGGATCACATGAAAACCCTGCTGCGCACGCTTGCCCATCCCAACCTGGACAAGTACATGGTAAGCAACAAGTACCAGACCCTTGCCGTGGCCCCGGCTGGCGCAGCCTATCTGTTCGTGGACGACAAGCGCATGAATTCGCTGGCGCAGGCTGCGGGAAAAAAAGTGGCGGTACTGGATTTCGACCCGGGTCAGTCGAAACTGGTCACGCATATTGGTGCAGCCGCGGTCTCCACCAATCTGGCCACCGCCCCAAACCTGTTCAACAATGGCACAGTGAATATTTTGCCCGCACCGCTGATCGCCTATGAGGTTCTGGAGCTGTACAAAGGAATGGAGCCCGACGGTGGCATTGTGAATTACCCGATAGTACAGCTGACCGCGCAGCTCATCGCCCACACGGACAAGTTCCCACCCGCGATCGCCTCACTTATCAGGGATGTGGCTGCAGATAGCTTCACCAGCATCCAGACCGCACTACAGAAAGAGGCAGACAAAATTCCGGAACACTGGTGGATTGAAGTCTCCTCCCAAAATCAAATGGAATACGACGACATGATGCGTGCCGCACGACTTAAGCTGCGCGAAACCGGCTACTATGATGGCACCATGCTGTCCATCATGAAGCGCATTCGTTGCAGTGAAGACCCGCAGCGACCGGAATGCAGCCAGGAATCCGAGTAA
- a CDS encoding putative solute-binding protein, protein MHKHLSLFLAMSLLCSLVSAANLTDAQKEKLQQLVPGTTLSDSTMEQMADVFYTREMPVRDRLKAISKLVGLDQMPKGATFSRTICIWDIAGRNGPVFNAAMEQRALATEYGIDLKMEPYTSETVMVEEFKAGRCDAALMSGLRARQFNLYSGSVDAIGAVPDQKHMHTLLQVMAHPKQAGYMVQGDYVVMGVYPAGAAHIFVNDRSISSLAKAAGHRVAVLDYDETQAEMVASIGATPVSTDIVSAPNKFNNGQIDILPAPLIAYELLELYKGMQPDGGIVDFPLTQLTMQLIGRLDKFPNEVAQLIREASFEAYPQVIDRLNLEIDRVPQKWMIPIPDKDKQEYEVMMGEARKALRERGYYSADMLGLQRKIRCKFDPARAECSQ, encoded by the coding sequence ATGCATAAGCACCTGTCCCTTTTTCTTGCCATGAGCCTGCTTTGCTCGCTGGTAAGCGCTGCCAACCTGACCGATGCCCAGAAAGAAAAATTGCAGCAGCTGGTCCCCGGCACCACCTTGTCCGACAGCACCATGGAACAAATGGCGGACGTCTTTTACACCCGGGAAATGCCCGTACGCGATCGACTCAAGGCCATCAGCAAGCTGGTTGGGCTAGACCAGATGCCGAAAGGCGCAACCTTCAGCCGGACTATTTGCATCTGGGACATCGCCGGGCGAAACGGCCCGGTCTTCAACGCGGCCATGGAACAACGTGCGCTGGCCACGGAGTACGGTATCGATTTGAAAATGGAGCCCTACACCAGCGAGACCGTCATGGTGGAAGAGTTCAAGGCTGGCCGCTGTGACGCCGCCCTGATGAGCGGCTTGAGAGCGCGCCAGTTCAACCTCTATTCCGGCAGCGTGGATGCCATTGGCGCCGTCCCTGACCAGAAGCACATGCACACCTTGCTGCAAGTGATGGCCCACCCGAAGCAGGCAGGCTACATGGTGCAGGGCGATTATGTCGTAATGGGCGTTTATCCTGCTGGAGCCGCCCACATCTTCGTGAATGACCGCAGCATCAGCTCCCTGGCCAAAGCCGCAGGGCATCGTGTGGCGGTACTGGATTACGATGAGACCCAGGCTGAAATGGTCGCCTCCATCGGGGCCACACCGGTGAGCACTGACATCGTCTCCGCCCCCAACAAATTCAATAATGGCCAGATTGATATCCTTCCCGCCCCACTGATCGCCTATGAGCTCCTGGAACTCTACAAAGGCATGCAGCCGGACGGCGGCATTGTCGATTTCCCGCTGACACAGCTCACCATGCAGCTGATCGGTCGCCTGGACAAATTCCCCAATGAGGTCGCCCAGCTGATCCGAGAGGCCTCCTTTGAAGCCTATCCTCAGGTCATCGACAGACTAAATCTGGAAATTGATCGTGTCCCCCAGAAATGGATGATCCCCATTCCCGACAAGGACAAGCAGGAATATGAAGTCATGATGGGTGAAGCCCGCAAGGCGCTGCGCGAGCGAGGCTATTACAGTGCCGACATGCTGGGCCTGCAACGCAAGATTCGCTGCAAGTTCGACCCGGCAAGGGCCGAATGCAGCCAGTGA